One region of Flavobacterium pisciphilum genomic DNA includes:
- a CDS encoding DoxX family membrane protein gives MKNTQQFAQIFLRLALGIGFILPVMDRLGMLGAAGEPNVGWGNWANFVDYTNSLMPYLNHDVTNVMAIIATLAEIVFGILLIIGFKIKTTAYGSFLLTLSFALSMLIFAGYRAPFNYSVFTASAASLLLASIPFYNWSIDKLIASKK, from the coding sequence ATGAAAAACACACAACAATTTGCTCAAATCTTTCTAAGATTAGCACTAGGAATTGGCTTTATTTTACCCGTGATGGATCGATTAGGAATGCTTGGAGCAGCAGGAGAACCAAATGTAGGTTGGGGAAATTGGGCTAATTTTGTCGATTATACAAACTCCTTAATGCCTTACCTAAATCATGATGTAACTAATGTTATGGCGATTATCGCAACACTAGCAGAAATCGTGTTTGGAATCTTATTAATTATTGGTTTTAAGATCAAAACTACAGCTTATGGAAGCTTTCTGTTAACATTATCATTTGCTTTAAGCATGCTGATTTTTGCAGGATACAGAGCACCATTTAATTACTCTGTATTTACTGCAAGTGCTGCTTCTTTACTATTGGCTTCAATTCCATTTTACAATTGGAGCATTGATAAATTGATTGCTTCTAAAAAATAA
- a CDS encoding EamA family transporter, which translates to MKNSKYYLAAITAYTIWGFFSLVLKPIHSYASLDILFYRVFSCSILLLLISFVFKRKKLKEAVATFKALPLDKKRKTILLNIGGSIFLTANWFTFIYVMNHVSVKATSLAYLVCPILTTLLAYFILHEKLSKTQWVSVGLSITGCLLLSYANIMDMFFSIIIGLTYASYLVSQRVNVGFDKFIVLTFHITLSALFLLPFFPAYSGPVPTEFKFYLCIEIIALGFTIFPLLLNLFALTGLNSSTVGMLLNINPMIAFGLATFVFHEQIGALQILSYGIIFISVLVFNSHHLFKNKQKEIPLTKCS; encoded by the coding sequence ATGAAGAATTCGAAATATTACCTAGCAGCTATTACTGCATATACAATTTGGGGATTCTTTAGTTTGGTATTAAAACCAATACATTCTTATGCGTCTTTGGATATTTTGTTCTATCGCGTTTTTAGTTGTAGCATATTATTACTATTAATCTCTTTTGTTTTTAAACGAAAAAAACTAAAAGAAGCTGTTGCAACTTTTAAAGCATTACCACTTGATAAAAAACGAAAAACAATTTTGTTAAATATAGGAGGGAGCATCTTTTTAACGGCTAACTGGTTTACATTCATATATGTGATGAATCATGTGAGCGTTAAAGCAACGTCACTTGCTTATTTAGTTTGTCCTATCCTAACGACCTTATTGGCTTATTTTATTTTGCATGAAAAACTATCAAAAACGCAATGGGTATCAGTAGGATTGAGCATTACAGGATGTTTGCTTTTGTCGTATGCTAATATCATGGATATGTTTTTTAGCATTATAATTGGATTAACTTATGCAAGCTATTTGGTTAGTCAGAGAGTTAATGTTGGTTTTGATAAATTTATAGTGCTTACTTTTCACATCACTTTATCTGCATTGTTTTTATTGCCGTTTTTCCCTGCATACAGCGGACCTGTTCCGACTGAATTCAAATTTTATTTGTGTATTGAAATAATTGCTCTTGGTTTTACTATTTTCCCATTATTACTGAATTTGTTTGCCCTTACAGGTCTTAACTCATCTACAGTAGGAATGTTATTGAATATTAATCCTATGATCGCTTTTGGGTTGGCAACTTTTGTCTTTCATGAACAAATAGGGGCGTTACAAATCTTATCATACGGAATCATTTTTATTTCGGTATTGGTTTTTAATTCACACCATCTTTTTAAAAATAAACAAAAGGAGATTCCGTTGACAAAATGCAGTTGA
- a CDS encoding PLP-dependent aminotransferase family protein: MKNTNYLYLQFADRIEKQIRSGLFNVGDKLPSIREICAETGYSMSTVSKAYYEMESRSLIESRPQSGYYVSNISSRTIPEPTPSSPIISCANIEREDLIDQVYGSMMDKNVTVLSLGCPSNDLLPIAKLNKGMVQAMRQFPNSATGYDEVQGNLNLRKEVARWSFTWGGTITEDDVITTPGCIGAISHCLMTLTKPGDTIITESPIYFGILQLAKSLGLYIMELPTNMTTGIELDALKKALSSKKIALCLVMSNFSNPSGSMMPVEHKKEVVRLIEHYNVPLIEDDIYGDLYFGSSRPTNCKTYDESGIVLCCNSVSKSLAPGYRVGWVMPGKFKKEILRTKLYHTISCPTITHEVVADFLKNGRYENHLRKIRQTLHHNSINYINTILESFPAGTKVSQPQGGFFLWLELDKKIDTAVFYQLAMKHNISIAPGRIFTFQDQFCNCMRLSYGLPWSNELRQSIQTLGMLVGKM; encoded by the coding sequence ATGAAAAACACCAACTATCTATATTTACAATTTGCTGATCGAATAGAGAAACAAATTAGATCTGGGCTCTTTAATGTGGGTGATAAACTTCCGTCCATAAGAGAAATATGTGCCGAAACCGGCTATAGTATGAGCACTGTAAGTAAGGCATACTATGAAATGGAAAGCCGTTCGCTTATAGAATCCAGACCTCAATCTGGTTATTATGTGAGTAATATTTCTTCAAGAACAATACCTGAGCCTACACCCAGTAGCCCAATAATAAGTTGTGCTAATATTGAACGAGAAGATTTAATAGATCAAGTTTACGGCAGTATGATGGACAAAAATGTTACAGTACTTTCGTTAGGTTGTCCTTCAAACGACCTCTTGCCTATTGCTAAATTAAATAAAGGGATGGTGCAAGCCATGCGTCAATTTCCAAATAGCGCAACTGGTTATGATGAAGTACAAGGAAATCTCAATCTAAGGAAAGAAGTGGCAAGATGGTCCTTTACTTGGGGAGGTACAATAACCGAAGATGATGTAATTACCACTCCGGGTTGCATTGGGGCAATATCACATTGCTTAATGACACTAACAAAACCGGGAGATACCATTATTACCGAAAGCCCAATTTATTTTGGAATATTACAATTGGCAAAATCATTGGGATTGTACATAATGGAATTACCTACCAATATGACAACTGGTATTGAACTAGATGCGCTAAAAAAAGCACTTTCTAGTAAAAAAATAGCGCTTTGCCTCGTAATGAGTAATTTTAGCAATCCATCGGGAAGCATGATGCCTGTTGAGCACAAAAAAGAAGTTGTTCGATTAATAGAACATTATAACGTTCCTCTTATTGAAGATGATATTTATGGCGATTTATACTTTGGTTCAAGCAGACCCACTAATTGTAAAACGTATGATGAGAGTGGCATTGTACTTTGTTGCAACTCCGTTTCCAAATCACTAGCTCCGGGATATCGTGTGGGCTGGGTTATGCCGGGGAAATTTAAAAAAGAAATATTACGTACCAAACTGTACCACACTATCTCCTGTCCTACTATTACCCACGAAGTAGTTGCAGATTTTCTTAAAAATGGCAGATACGAAAATCATCTTAGAAAAATACGTCAAACGCTACATCACAACAGTATTAATTACATCAATACCATTCTAGAATCTTTTCCTGCTGGAACAAAAGTTAGTCAGCCACAAGGAGGTTTTTTTCTTTGGTTGGAATTGGATAAAAAAATCGACACAGCTGTATTTTATCAGCTAGCGATGAAGCATAATATTAGTATTGCACCAGGGCGAATTTTTACATTTCAAGACCAATTTTGTAATTGTATGCGCTTAAGTTATGGATTGCCTTGGAGCAACGAACTACGCCAATCTATACAAACATTGGGCATGCTAGTAGGTAAAATGTAA
- a CDS encoding TetR/AcrR family transcriptional regulator — protein sequence MNTSEFILDKVAPIFNKQGYIGTSLSDITNATGLTKGAIYCNFSNKEDLALKSFQLNVSVAIIPLFKLIAATEGSINKLRAITNYHRTYYDLVKDRGGCPMLRVGVDTKFVNPLLFKSAEKLSQKFITGLIDILKEGIDSGEIKPDIDINKYAQIILSLIEGSSLLAFTHNDETYMSNAMDCVDEMIIKTIKK from the coding sequence ATGAATACTTCTGAGTTTATTTTAGATAAAGTTGCCCCTATTTTTAACAAACAAGGTTATATCGGTACGAGTTTATCAGATATTACAAATGCAACAGGCCTTACCAAAGGGGCTATTTATTGCAATTTTTCTAATAAAGAAGATCTAGCATTAAAGTCTTTTCAACTCAATGTGAGTGTAGCTATAATACCGCTCTTTAAATTAATTGCTGCTACAGAAGGCAGTATAAACAAACTACGCGCAATAACTAATTACCATCGTACTTATTATGATTTGGTAAAAGACAGAGGCGGCTGCCCGATGCTAAGAGTTGGTGTTGACACCAAATTTGTCAATCCGTTATTATTTAAATCAGCCGAAAAACTATCGCAAAAGTTTATTACTGGATTAATCGACATCTTAAAAGAAGGAATTGACTCTGGTGAAATCAAACCAGATATAGATATAAATAAATATGCCCAAATAATTTTGTCGCTAATCGAAGGCAGTTCACTCTTGGCTTTCACCCATAATGATGAAACCTACATGAGCAATGCAATGGATTGTGTTGATGAAATGATAATAAAAACTATAAAGAAGTAA
- a CDS encoding acyl-CoA thioesterase, whose protein sequence is MEKVLKTKTKIRFQDCDPFNHLNNAKYLEYFINTREDQIAEHYDLDIFKLMKTSALSWVVASNQISYMRPAFTMETVLIESQLIQYTDNVLLVEMKMWNEDETELKAVLWIKFIHYSFQTKKVANHSDDLMQLFQAVLVPVEQTIFENRYMEIIKRLKETA, encoded by the coding sequence ATGGAAAAAGTATTAAAGACAAAAACAAAAATCAGATTTCAAGATTGTGACCCATTCAATCATTTAAACAATGCTAAATATTTAGAGTACTTTATTAATACTCGTGAAGATCAAATTGCAGAGCATTATGACCTAGACATATTTAAACTCATGAAAACATCAGCACTAAGTTGGGTTGTTGCATCAAACCAAATAAGCTACATGAGACCAGCATTTACAATGGAAACGGTTCTAATCGAATCCCAATTAATTCAATACACAGATAATGTACTGCTAGTTGAGATGAAAATGTGGAACGAAGACGAAACGGAATTAAAAGCTGTACTATGGATTAAGTTTATCCACTATAGTTTTCAGACAAAAAAAGTAGCCAATCATTCTGATGATTTAATGCAATTATTTCAAGCTGTACTAGTTCCTGTTGAGCAAACTATTTTTGAAAATCGCTATATGGAAATCATAAAAAGATTAAAAGAAACAGCATAA
- a CDS encoding acyl-CoA dehydrogenase, producing the protein MENSRLKSFIPLFYLVWSDDLLTQKEFITLQEFIRSQNWLTKEDQDVLLSKIDISVPPSREQLTNWKLDIEKSIQDKESVKSIFDIVVALSGDDQSLKELEPAFTKLENDLGVFGQEAIGAFKKTATSFTSNYKTESSFDTYKLTEILDGEQASIIKRVKSVISKPEFAYETSTDINVYRAKVYEWCKILANENLGNMAYPKQYGGGENIADYFAIMETLSYHDLSLVIKFGVQFGLWGMSVQSLGTEKHYSKYLKDIGSLKLPGCFAMTETHHGSNVKGLETTATYNHENQTFTIHTPNANAQKEYIGNAAVHGQMATVFAKLIINDVDYGVNAFIVPLRDATGHTIKGVTIGDCGHKMGLNGVDNGTISFDNVVISKENMLDRFASVNEKGEFESPIPSDNRRFFTMLGTLVGGRIGIPRSALAAAKSGLAITIRYSDQRRQFGPEGGSEVPILNYRMHQRRLIPQLAKTYAVHFALQYLTSRFLNKEESEMQEIEALAAGMKSYSTWSTRDILQECREACGGKGYLSENRIDALKNDTEIYTTFEGDNTVLMQLVAKNRLSEFRKSFGEMGAVGIINYVYENAKTVISEKNPIATRKTDDAHLLDNEFHLLAFQHREKTTLASAAKRIKKLIDSGLEPYDAFNVVQHQMIDVAQAYLERIVLEQFQVAIAGVEDQNVKDVLSKLCQLYALAQIEKNKGWYLEDGYMEAVKTKAIRKMVNQLCWDIRPDAVALVNAFDIPESCLAAPILK; encoded by the coding sequence ATGGAAAATTCAAGACTCAAATCCTTTATACCTCTTTTTTATCTTGTTTGGTCGGATGATCTTTTAACCCAAAAGGAGTTCATTACATTACAAGAGTTTATTCGATCACAAAACTGGCTTACAAAAGAAGACCAAGACGTTTTACTTTCTAAAATTGATATTTCAGTACCGCCATCAAGAGAGCAACTCACAAATTGGAAACTTGATATTGAGAAAAGTATTCAAGATAAAGAGTCGGTTAAGTCAATATTTGATATTGTTGTGGCTCTTTCGGGAGATGATCAGAGTCTTAAAGAATTAGAGCCTGCTTTTACAAAACTTGAAAACGACCTTGGGGTTTTTGGTCAAGAGGCCATTGGTGCTTTCAAAAAAACAGCAACTTCATTTACTTCAAATTATAAAACCGAGAGTAGTTTTGATACCTATAAATTAACTGAGATTTTAGATGGAGAACAAGCTTCAATTATAAAAAGAGTAAAATCGGTTATCAGTAAACCTGAATTTGCATATGAAACTTCTACAGATATTAATGTATATCGAGCAAAAGTATACGAATGGTGTAAAATCCTTGCCAATGAAAATTTAGGTAATATGGCATATCCGAAGCAATACGGCGGAGGAGAAAATATAGCCGATTATTTTGCTATTATGGAAACGCTTAGCTATCATGATTTAAGTTTGGTGATAAAATTTGGTGTACAATTTGGACTTTGGGGAATGAGTGTACAATCATTGGGAACAGAAAAACACTATAGTAAGTATTTAAAAGATATAGGCTCATTAAAACTACCTGGTTGTTTTGCTATGACTGAAACGCATCATGGTTCGAATGTTAAAGGGCTTGAAACGACAGCAACATACAACCACGAAAACCAGACATTTACTATTCATACTCCGAATGCGAATGCACAAAAAGAATATATTGGTAACGCAGCTGTACATGGACAAATGGCAACTGTATTTGCAAAACTAATAATCAATGATGTTGACTATGGTGTGAATGCATTTATAGTGCCTTTAAGGGATGCAACTGGTCATACCATAAAAGGAGTTACTATTGGCGATTGCGGGCATAAAATGGGGTTAAATGGTGTGGATAACGGTACTATTAGCTTTGATAATGTTGTTATCTCTAAAGAAAATATGTTAGACAGATTTGCTTCTGTAAATGAGAAAGGTGAATTTGAGAGTCCAATTCCGAGTGACAACCGACGATTTTTTACCATGCTTGGAACTTTGGTAGGTGGTCGAATTGGGATTCCTCGTTCAGCATTGGCAGCAGCCAAATCAGGATTAGCAATAACAATTAGATACAGCGATCAACGCAGACAATTTGGCCCAGAAGGAGGATCGGAAGTTCCTATTTTGAATTATCGTATGCACCAACGCCGATTGATTCCGCAACTAGCAAAAACCTATGCTGTACATTTTGCTTTGCAATACCTTACGAGTCGTTTCTTAAATAAGGAAGAATCTGAAATGCAGGAAATCGAAGCACTTGCTGCTGGAATGAAATCGTATTCGACTTGGAGCACAAGAGATATTTTACAAGAATGCCGTGAAGCTTGTGGCGGTAAAGGATATTTATCTGAAAACAGAATTGACGCCTTAAAAAATGATACCGAAATATATACCACTTTTGAAGGAGATAATACGGTATTGATGCAGTTGGTAGCCAAAAATCGCTTATCTGAATTTAGAAAATCATTTGGCGAAATGGGAGCAGTGGGAATCATTAATTATGTTTATGAAAATGCCAAAACTGTAATTTCTGAGAAAAACCCAATTGCAACTCGTAAAACAGATGATGCTCATTTACTTGACAATGAGTTTCATTTGCTAGCATTTCAGCACAGAGAAAAAACAACATTGGCATCTGCTGCAAAGCGTATAAAAAAACTTATTGATAGCGGATTAGAGCCTTATGATGCGTTTAACGTGGTTCAACATCAAATGATTGATGTTGCTCAAGCCTATCTTGAACGAATTGTTTTAGAGCAATTTCAAGTTGCTATTGCGGGTGTTGAAGACCAAAATGTTAAAGATGTTTTATCAAAATTATGTCAATTGTATGCGCTAGCACAAATTGAGAAAAACAAAGGTTGGTATCTTGAAGATGGATATATGGAAGCTGTAAAAACAAAAGCGATTCGTAAAATGGTTAATCAGTTATGTTGGGATATAAGACCAGATGCAGTGGCATTGGTAAATGCATTTGATATTCCTGAAAGTTGCCTAGCAGCACCAATTTTAAAATAA
- a CDS encoding SDR family NAD(P)-dependent oxidoreductase, with the protein MKTVKNKTVLITGASSGIGEAFAYELAKQGANLIITARSEEKLQIIANKITNEYNVKVAVFTGDFLQKDTPQKLYNQIKQAGLSVDLLVNNAGFGKWVNFLDESIEGYDKMIEININALVKLCHLVLPEMLQKGDCGIINVASTGALQPCPYVATYCASKSFVLNFSEALYGEYSKRGVTIVALCPGNTTTGFQLVAKANTKGMAADTPETVVKQGISALLRDKSFKIVGAMNYLQSFLPRLLPRKTMITIVSGMMNSKVN; encoded by the coding sequence ATGAAAACAGTAAAAAATAAAACAGTACTTATTACCGGAGCATCATCTGGTATTGGCGAAGCATTTGCTTATGAATTAGCAAAGCAAGGAGCAAATCTTATAATAACAGCTCGATCAGAAGAAAAATTACAAATTATAGCCAACAAAATTACAAATGAATACAATGTAAAAGTTGCAGTATTCACCGGTGATTTTTTACAAAAAGATACTCCACAGAAGCTTTACAATCAAATTAAACAAGCTGGATTGTCGGTTGATTTATTGGTAAACAATGCAGGATTTGGTAAGTGGGTTAATTTTCTAGATGAAAGTATAGAAGGTTACGATAAAATGATTGAAATAAACATTAATGCACTTGTGAAATTATGTCATTTAGTGCTGCCTGAGATGTTGCAAAAAGGGGATTGTGGAATTATAAATGTTGCTTCTACAGGAGCTTTACAACCATGTCCTTACGTTGCAACATATTGCGCAAGTAAATCATTTGTATTAAATTTTTCTGAAGCATTGTATGGTGAATATTCTAAACGAGGAGTTACCATTGTAGCGCTTTGTCCTGGAAACACTACTACAGGTTTTCAATTGGTTGCAAAAGCGAATACTAAGGGGATGGCAGCTGATACTCCAGAAACAGTTGTTAAACAAGGAATTTCAGCATTATTAAGAGATAAAAGCTTTAAAATTGTAGGTGCTATGAATTATCTGCAATCATTTTTACCGAGATTATTACCTAGAAAAACTATGATTACTATTGTTAGCGGAATGATGAATAGCAAGGTAAATTAG
- a CDS encoding Crp/Fnr family transcriptional regulator has product MYTKLLELIAGIIAIDESDVILVESFFEPVSYSKGKILENENKVAQYLYFINLGFIRVFYNQNGDQITTHINCPSGFITSFNSFVTGTPAVDNIECVTACEVLRITKKNFDVLCHKSQKWADFARIIYEKSLVYNEQRTNEIIALSAEQRYLKILKENPAMIQNVPLQYIASFIGIKPESLSRIRKQIIS; this is encoded by the coding sequence ATGTATACGAAATTACTTGAGCTTATAGCAGGAATTATTGCTATTGATGAATCGGATGTTATATTGGTCGAAAGTTTTTTTGAGCCTGTAAGTTATAGTAAAGGAAAAATATTAGAAAATGAAAATAAAGTAGCTCAGTACTTATATTTTATTAATTTGGGTTTTATTAGAGTTTTTTACAACCAGAATGGGGATCAAATTACTACACATATTAATTGCCCTTCGGGATTTATTACTTCTTTTAATAGTTTTGTTACAGGTACTCCTGCGGTAGATAATATTGAGTGTGTGACTGCATGCGAAGTATTGCGAATTACAAAAAAGAACTTTGATGTATTATGTCATAAAAGCCAAAAGTGGGCAGATTTTGCCAGAATTATTTATGAAAAATCTTTGGTTTATAATGAACAAAGAACCAATGAAATTATTGCTTTATCGGCAGAACAGCGGTATCTGAAAATATTAAAAGAGAATCCAGCGATGATTCAAAATGTACCATTACAATATATAGCGTCTTTTATAGGTATTAAACCAGAAAGTTTAAGCCGAATTAGAAAACAAATAATTTCCTAA
- a CDS encoding DUF4287 domain-containing protein produces the protein MSFQAYLKTIKEKTGNGPAEFRALAEQKGFTSSGKLTPTTKAGDITNWLKEDFELGQGHGMAIYALLKGIKDENSK, from the coding sequence ATGTCATTTCAAGCATATTTAAAAACTATTAAAGAAAAAACGGGCAACGGTCCAGCCGAGTTTAGAGCCTTGGCAGAACAAAAAGGATTCACATCAAGCGGAAAACTTACACCCACAACAAAAGCTGGCGATATTACAAATTGGCTTAAAGAAGATTTTGAATTAGGTCAAGGACACGGAATGGCAATCTATGCCCTGCTTAAAGGAATCAAAGACGAAAATAGTAAGTAG
- a CDS encoding DUF1254 domain-containing protein produces MKNFILIIFIIYSFIGCKKEEKKATSEKKVAIVENDSTIVKTAEMAYLYGLPLVLMDIKRRQATNVEEAGAMGAPINQFVHKSTFPDATLKNGIQLNADTYSSSAWLDLGKGPVVLSVPDTYGRYYQLSMQDAYTNVFSSLSKRRTGTGAANFLITGPKSSEPVPIGMQEIKSPTNIVRIINRIQMNSYVDGLKVYKLQRQYKLIPLSSWATDYIAPKGKIDSSVPKDSPNDVVSKIPIGEFFNYVNQLMANNPPSDKDAETIKMFATIGIKPGTKFNLGALNSSVQSTVRTLPDKILKTLNKEIAMSPKLENGWTPIDLKLGAFGTDYEHRARVSYEGLEVSLPQDIISSSCMADESGDKLNGTNKYIIHFNQDEVPLANAFWSLTAYDSKGALVANPLNRFTIGNRDSLIRNADGSIDIYFQRSYPGKIRESNWLPVSSGDFNLVLRVYSPKEQMLKGKWTIPSIKKIVPIPVVAAIE; encoded by the coding sequence ATGAAGAACTTTATTCTAATAATTTTTATAATTTACTCATTCATTGGCTGTAAGAAAGAAGAAAAAAAGGCAACTAGTGAAAAAAAAGTAGCTATTGTTGAAAATGATAGTACAATTGTCAAAACAGCCGAAATGGCTTATTTGTATGGTTTGCCATTAGTATTAATGGACATTAAACGTAGACAAGCAACCAATGTCGAAGAAGCTGGTGCTATGGGAGCACCTATAAATCAGTTTGTTCATAAATCTACATTTCCCGATGCAACTCTTAAAAATGGTATACAACTTAATGCTGATACTTATTCTTCTTCAGCTTGGTTAGATTTAGGTAAAGGACCTGTTGTACTTTCCGTTCCTGATACTTATGGGAGATATTACCAGCTTTCAATGCAAGATGCTTACACCAATGTTTTTTCCTCATTAAGCAAAAGAAGAACAGGCACAGGAGCTGCCAATTTTTTAATTACAGGTCCCAAATCTAGTGAGCCAGTTCCGATAGGAATGCAAGAGATAAAATCACCTACCAATATAGTGCGTATCATTAATAGAATTCAAATGAATAGTTATGTTGATGGATTAAAAGTTTATAAGCTGCAACGTCAATACAAATTAATTCCACTGAGTAGTTGGGCTACCGATTATATTGCTCCAAAGGGTAAAATTGATTCATCAGTTCCGAAAGATTCACCAAATGATGTTGTTTCGAAAATACCTATTGGGGAATTTTTTAATTATGTAAATCAGTTAATGGCTAATAATCCACCAAGTGATAAAGATGCCGAAACAATAAAAATGTTTGCTACGATTGGTATTAAACCCGGAACTAAATTCAATTTGGGTGCTTTAAATAGTTCAGTGCAATCAACAGTAAGAACACTTCCTGACAAAATATTGAAGACACTTAATAAAGAGATTGCAATGTCTCCAAAGCTTGAAAATGGATGGACTCCAATAGATTTAAAATTAGGGGCTTTTGGAACCGATTATGAGCATAGAGCAAGGGTTTCATACGAAGGGCTTGAAGTGAGCCTCCCTCAGGATATAATCAGTTCTTCTTGTATGGCAGATGAGAGTGGCGATAAACTTAATGGGACTAATAAATATATTATTCATTTTAATCAAGACGAAGTTCCATTAGCTAATGCTTTTTGGTCATTAACAGCTTATGACTCAAAAGGAGCATTAGTTGCTAATCCTTTGAATCGTTTTACAATAGGCAATCGCGATTCATTGATTAGAAATGCAGATGGTTCGATAGATATTTATTTCCAAAGATCCTACCCAGGAAAAATCAGAGAAAGCAATTGGTTGCCAGTATCGTCTGGAGATTTTAATTTAGTATTGCGTGTATATTCTCCAAAAGAACAAATGCTAAAAGGGAAATGGACAATACCTTCGATTAAAAAGATAGTTCCAATCCCAGTAGTAGCAGCAATAGAATAA